A single window of Sphingobacteriales bacterium DNA harbors:
- a CDS encoding hydroxyacid dehydrogenase, whose translation MLKALITDNIHEYLEDKLKEFGFEVDVITNISKEKLVEIISQYHLIVITTYLKIDKTTIDAAKSLKVIARVGSGLENVDVAYANSKGIAVVNSPEGNANAVGEHALSMLLNVLNKISISNQAIKNNIWNREYFRGEELDGKTIGIIGFGHTGAAFAKKLAGFDVEILVNDILPNKYKTQVDIQQIQSECDVISLHVPYNKSTHHFINDSFINNCHKQPIIINTSRGAVVDTLSIIHAIETKKIKGFCVDVYEDEPIYQNKIHPIEKYHQLINNENVIATPHIAGWTVQSKYKLVKVLWDKILPIIKENC comes from the coding sequence ATGCTAAAAGCACTAATCACAGATAATATTCATGAGTATTTAGAAGATAAACTAAAAGAATTTGGTTTTGAAGTTGATGTGATTACTAATATTTCAAAAGAGAAATTAGTAGAAATAATAAGCCAATATCATTTAATAGTGATTACAACATATTTAAAAATAGACAAAACAACAATTGACGCTGCTAAAAGTTTAAAAGTAATTGCAAGAGTTGGAAGTGGCTTAGAAAATGTAGATGTTGCATATGCAAATAGCAAAGGAATTGCTGTTGTAAATTCTCCAGAAGGAAACGCCAACGCAGTAGGCGAACATGCTTTGTCTATGTTACTTAATGTATTAAATAAGATAAGCATTTCTAATCAAGCAATAAAAAATAATATTTGGAATAGAGAATATTTTAGAGGAGAAGAATTAGATGGAAAAACAATTGGAATTATTGGTTTTGGGCACACAGGTGCTGCGTTTGCAAAAAAATTGGCAGGATTTGATGTAGAAATATTAGTAAATGATATTTTGCCCAACAAATACAAAACCCAAGTTGATATTCAACAAATACAATCAGAATGTGATGTAATAAGCTTACATGTGCCTTATAATAAAAGCACACATCATTTTATAAATGATAGTTTCATCAATAATTGCCACAAACAACCAATTATCATTAATACATCAAGAGGTGCTGTTGTAGATACATTATCAATAATACATGCAATAGAAACAAAAAAAATAAAAGGATTTTGTGTAGATGTTTATGAAGACGAACCTATCTATCAAAACAAGATACACCCAATAGAAAAGTATCATCAATTAATTAATAATGAAAATGTTATTGCCACGCCACATATTGCTGGATGGACAGTGCAATCCAAGTACAAATTGGTAAAAGTATTGTGGGATAAAATATTACCAATAATAAAAGAAAACTGTTAA
- the pheS gene encoding phenylalanine--tRNA ligase subunit alpha: MDLFEQTKSIQKDIDDFSISDAATLEQFRIKYLGTKNVLKDVFAEIKNIPNEQKKAFGQLVNEAKIKAEEKFEQYKDSFSSTSNKKQEIDLTLPGVKQSVGSRHPVNIVKNEIIAILNRLGFAVALDREMEDDWHNFTALNMPEDHTARDMQDTFYLQINPAMLLRTHTSSVQIRVMEKQQPPIRIIAPGRVFRNETISARAHCFFHQVEGLYIDKNVSFADLLQTLDYFVKEMFGKDTKIGLRPSYFPFTEPSAEVDVSCFICNSKGCNVCKYSGWVEILGCGMVDPAVLKNCNIDPKEYSGFAFGMGIERITMLKYQINDLRLFSENDMRFLKQFKSA, from the coding sequence ATGGATTTATTTGAACAAACAAAAAGTATACAAAAAGATATTGATGACTTTAGCATTAGTGATGCTGCTACTTTAGAACAATTTAGAATAAAATATCTTGGTACTAAAAATGTATTGAAAGATGTTTTTGCTGAAATAAAAAACATTCCGAATGAACAAAAAAAAGCATTTGGACAATTGGTAAATGAAGCTAAAATAAAAGCAGAAGAAAAGTTTGAGCAATATAAAGATAGTTTCAGTTCAACATCTAATAAAAAACAAGAAATAGACTTAACACTTCCTGGTGTAAAACAATCTGTTGGTAGTAGACATCCTGTAAATATTGTGAAAAATGAAATCATTGCGATACTAAATAGACTAGGTTTTGCTGTGGCTTTAGATAGAGAAATGGAAGATGATTGGCACAATTTTACAGCACTAAACATGCCAGAAGACCACACAGCCAGAGACATGCAAGATACTTTTTACTTACAAATAAATCCTGCGATGTTATTGCGTACACATACATCTTCTGTACAAATTAGAGTGATGGAAAAACAACAGCCACCAATTAGAATTATTGCGCCTGGACGTGTGTTTAGAAACGAAACAATTTCTGCGCGTGCGCATTGTTTCTTTCATCAAGTGGAAGGTTTGTATATTGATAAAAATGTAAGCTTTGCAGATTTATTACAAACACTAGATTATTTTGTAAAAGAAATGTTTGGCAAAGACACTAAAATTGGCTTGAGACCATCTTATTTTCCATTTACAGAACCATCAGCAGAAGTTGATGTATCTTGCTTTATTTGTAATAGCAAAGGTTGTAATGTTTGTAAATATTCTGGTTGGGTAGAGATTTTAGGTTGTGGAATGGTAGACCCAGCTGTATTGAAAAACTGTAATATTGATCCTAAAGAATATTCTGGTTTTGCTTTTGGAATGGGCATTGAACGCATTACTATGCTTAAATATCAAATTAATGATTTAAGATTGTTTTCAGAAAACGATATGCGTTTTTTAAAACAATTCAAATCTGCATAA
- a CDS encoding alkaline phosphatase family protein: MSCKKDGANTDPNRTLKRICFGSCSSQHVNNHDIFRYIRAQYPDLYIAGGDNIYGDFFAIIPGSKDYMIRAYQNQWKHKPVTDLYNNVETLATWDDHDFGQNDGVEDNSAKYYAKELFFQWFKIPEDHPRRFNPSGEIYAVQEYGDADHKVQVLLLDLRWSHTPYKVGGAAGALSGYDTIMDTNARMMSDEQWTWLGTQLEKPAKLRIIVSSLQFSASYNGGEAWNVLPLEQQRMINLIKTKRANGVLFISGDVHFGDLNVIKPTDCYPLYDLTSSGLTHREEKPYKSTNRVPGVGAPLNNLNFGQIDIDWDNQNITMLVNNNKAVAKIKKTIPFADLNF, from the coding sequence GTGTCTTGTAAAAAAGATGGTGCAAATACAGATCCAAATCGTACACTTAAAAGAATTTGTTTTGGTTCATGTTCTTCTCAACATGTTAATAATCATGATATATTTAGGTATATCAGAGCACAATATCCAGATTTATATATTGCTGGTGGCGATAATATATATGGTGATTTTTTTGCTATTATTCCTGGTTCTAAAGACTATATGATTAGAGCATACCAAAATCAATGGAAACACAAACCTGTGACAGATTTGTATAATAATGTTGAAACATTAGCAACTTGGGACGATCATGATTTTGGACAAAATGATGGTGTAGAAGATAATTCTGCTAAATATTATGCAAAAGAATTGTTTTTTCAATGGTTTAAAATTCCAGAAGACCATCCGCGTAGATTTAATCCAAGTGGCGAAATATACGCTGTGCAAGAATACGGAGATGCTGACCACAAAGTACAAGTATTATTATTAGATCTAAGATGGTCTCACACACCTTATAAAGTTGGTGGTGCTGCTGGTGCATTGTCTGGCTATGATACAATAATGGATACAAATGCAAGGATGATGAGTGATGAACAATGGACTTGGTTGGGTACTCAACTTGAAAAACCAGCAAAACTAAGAATTATAGTATCTAGCTTGCAGTTTTCTGCATCATATAATGGTGGTGAAGCTTGGAATGTATTACCTTTAGAGCAACAAAGAATGATTAATCTTATTAAAACAAAAAGAGCAAATGGTGTTCTTTTTATAAGTGGTGACGTGCATTTCGGTGACCTTAATGTAATAAAACCTACAGATTGCTATCCTTTATATGATTTAACATCAAGTGGTTTAACACATCGTGAAGAGAAACCATATAAAAGTACTAATAGAGTTCCTGGTGTTGGAGCACCGCTCAACAATTTAAATTTTGGACAAATAGATATTGATTGGGATAACCAAAATATTACAATGCTAGTAAATAATAATAAAGCTGTTGCAAAAATTAAAAAAACAATTCCTTTTGCTGATTTGAACTTTTAA
- a CDS encoding glycosyltransferase, giving the protein MITFWIIISIILCVGYACLQFFYVYQWKQIDVDLATTIHKELYVALIIPTRNEANNIESLLHSIAKQNYPSSQIEIIIVDDFSEDDTVEKAKNILQQLPYQYKILHLKNYITNHLAHKKSAIEYAIAQTNQELIITTDADCVVQPYWIKNIVQMFVATNANLVASPVALQTKSISNIWNRFECLDFCGMQLITGASIQAKIFNMANGANLAYLKSAFLACDGYKGIDNNASGDDMLLIHKIAQLDKEKIFFLKNGDVITYTSTTNSIKEFLHQRFRWTSKATLYQDKRITIMLALVLLFCISILVNLLLTLAFPIYYSIFPNHSLDGLLCFLNVLIFAVLFIFQFIFKTIADYYLLKQATRFFNAPILMNKFIVSECLHIAYIVFVGTLGNFVSSNWKGRKIK; this is encoded by the coding sequence TTGATAACATTTTGGATAATTATATCAATAATACTGTGTGTTGGCTATGCTTGTCTACAGTTTTTTTATGTATATCAATGGAAACAAATAGATGTTGATTTAGCAACAACAATACATAAAGAACTTTATGTTGCACTTATAATTCCCACCAGAAATGAGGCAAATAACATTGAATCTCTGCTACATTCTATAGCAAAACAAAACTATCCAAGTTCTCAAATAGAAATTATAATTGTAGATGATTTTTCGGAAGATGATACTGTAGAAAAAGCAAAAAATATATTGCAACAACTTCCTTATCAATATAAAATTTTACATCTAAAAAATTATATAACTAATCATCTTGCGCATAAGAAAAGTGCTATTGAATATGCAATTGCACAAACTAATCAAGAACTAATTATTACTACTGATGCTGACTGTGTAGTACAACCTTATTGGATAAAAAATATTGTACAAATGTTTGTAGCAACAAATGCAAATTTAGTCGCATCGCCTGTTGCCTTACAAACAAAATCTATTTCAAATATTTGGAATCGTTTTGAGTGTTTAGATTTTTGTGGTATGCAATTAATAACTGGCGCAAGCATTCAAGCAAAAATTTTTAATATGGCTAATGGTGCAAATTTGGCTTATTTAAAAAGTGCTTTTCTTGCTTGTGATGGCTACAAAGGAATTGACAACAATGCAAGTGGTGATGACATGCTTCTGATACACAAGATTGCTCAATTAGATAAAGAGAAAATTTTTTTTCTAAAAAATGGTGATGTTATTACCTATACATCTACAACAAACAGTATAAAAGAATTTTTACATCAACGATTTAGATGGACAAGCAAAGCAACTTTGTATCAAGATAAAAGAATAACAATAATGCTTGCTTTGGTATTGTTGTTCTGCATTTCTATACTTGTCAACTTATTACTTACGTTGGCATTTCCAATATATTATAGTATTTTCCCAAATCATAGTTTAGATGGTTTGTTGTGTTTTTTAAATGTCTTAATCTTTGCTGTTTTATTTATTTTTCAATTTATATTTAAAACTATTGCTGATTATTATTTATTAAAACAGGCAACTCGTTTTTTTAATGCTCCTATTTTGATGAACAAATTTATAGTTTCTGAGTGCTTGCATATTGCATATATTGTATTTGTTGGTACTTTGGGCAACTTTGTATCATCAAATTGGAAAGGAAGAAAAATAAAGTAG
- a CDS encoding DUF4783 domain-containing protein, whose translation MFARIQLFVIIFCLCFVQPTRAQDNSNVILSDIQQANINDLSKYFNKRIDITINQNENNYSIEQAAIILKNFLSGLTGREVVLLQKGKSEDNTQFIIGSLKSKTAKYKTYILLKNTTKGYLIHDIRFEKE comes from the coding sequence ATGTTTGCTAGAATACAATTATTTGTTATCATTTTTTGTTTATGTTTTGTTCAACCTACAAGAGCACAAGATAATTCTAATGTTATTTTAAGTGATATTCAACAAGCCAATATTAATGATTTATCAAAATATTTTAATAAAAGAATAGATATTACTATTAATCAAAATGAGAATAACTATAGTATTGAACAAGCTGCTATTATTCTAAAGAATTTTTTGAGTGGTTTGACTGGTAGAGAAGTTGTTTTGTTGCAAAAAGGAAAATCTGAAGATAATACTCAATTTATTATTGGTTCTTTAAAATCAAAAACTGCAAAGTATAAGACATATATTCTTCTAAAAAATACGACTAAAGGATATCTTATTCATGATATTCGATTTGAGAAAGAATAG
- the gldD gene encoding gliding motility lipoprotein GldD yields MLIACKTNYTPKRSGYFRIDFPEKRSLVTYESNQCPFAFEYSNLGAIEQDVNDMNEMHEHPCWFNIYFKDYGTKIYLSYTSISSKNTLEKLIKDSYTLTFKHTIRADYIDETVIKGKNKNVSGMLYDVGGNAASGVQFYVTDSTHHFLRGSLYFNTAPNIDSLAPAIEYFRNDVLLLIETLRWK; encoded by the coding sequence ATGCTTATTGCTTGTAAAACTAACTACACACCTAAACGAAGTGGGTATTTTAGAATTGATTTTCCTGAGAAAAGAAGTTTAGTTACTTATGAATCAAATCAATGTCCTTTTGCTTTTGAATATTCTAATCTTGGAGCGATAGAACAAGATGTAAATGATATGAATGAAATGCATGAACATCCTTGTTGGTTTAATATTTATTTTAAAGATTATGGTACAAAAATATACTTAAGCTATACCTCAATAAGCAGTAAGAATACTTTAGAAAAATTAATAAAAGATAGTTATACGCTCACTTTTAAACACACCATTAGGGCTGATTATATTGATGAAACAGTTATAAAAGGCAAAAATAAAAATGTAAGTGGTATGTTGTATGATGTTGGTGGTAATGCTGCTTCTGGTGTTCAGTTTTATGTAACAGATAGTACGCACCATTTTCTACGTGGCTCTTTATATTTCAATACAGCACCAAATATTGATTCTTTGGCACCAGCTATTGAATATTTTAGAAATGATGTATTGCTTTTAATCGAAACGCTTAGATGGAAATAA
- the greA gene encoding transcription elongation factor GreA encodes MSELVYVTEETLEKMKQELQQLVSVDRPSASKAIAEAREKGDLSENAEYDAAKEAQGLLELKIRKLEAAIGSARILDTSKIDTSKVSILCKVKVKNIKMKKDFTYQLVSENEADLKQMKISVKSPIGAALLGKEKGDKVTVQTPAGAMDLEVLDISI; translated from the coding sequence ATGTCAGAATTAGTATATGTAACAGAAGAAACTTTGGAAAAAATGAAACAGGAATTACAACAACTAGTATCTGTTGATAGACCATCAGCTTCAAAAGCAATAGCAGAAGCAAGAGAAAAAGGTGACTTATCTGAGAATGCAGAATATGATGCAGCCAAAGAGGCACAAGGATTATTAGAACTTAAAATCAGAAAACTAGAAGCAGCAATAGGTAGTGCAAGAATATTAGATACAAGTAAAATAGACACATCAAAAGTATCTATTTTATGCAAGGTAAAAGTAAAAAACATCAAGATGAAAAAAGATTTTACTTATCAATTAGTTTCTGAAAATGAAGCTGACCTAAAGCAAATGAAGATTTCCGTAAAATCACCAATTGGTGCTGCGTTGTTAGGTAAAGAAAAAGGTGATAAAGTTACCGTGCAAACTCCAGCAGGAGCAATGGACTTAGAAGTTTTAGATATTAGCATATAA
- a CDS encoding 4'-phosphopantetheinyl transferase superfamily protein, producing MICIYYTELKEEYNNDVLEKALQEMPQNIVNEIKQYKFEQQQWHTFLGKKLLEFALQQNNIAYTLSDIKYHKKEKPYLAEDIDFNISHSGDYVILALVQNNNIGIDIEKHRNIDNTLFKKYFNDVEWQRIQEASNPNSVFFDYWAIKESAIKCDGRGVEILGKTNIYDESSLLCDEQKMYYQLLKIDEQYSASVCTTHQDEILNIKKIELSILL from the coding sequence ATGATATGTATTTATTATACTGAATTAAAAGAAGAATATAATAATGATGTTTTAGAAAAAGCATTACAAGAAATGCCACAAAATATTGTAAATGAAATTAAACAATACAAGTTTGAACAACAACAATGGCACACATTTTTAGGCAAAAAATTATTAGAATTTGCATTACAACAAAACAATATTGCATACACACTTTCAGACATAAAATACCATAAAAAAGAAAAACCATACTTAGCAGAAGATATTGATTTCAATATATCGCATTCTGGCGATTATGTAATTTTAGCATTAGTACAAAACAACAATATTGGTATAGATATTGAAAAACACAGAAACATAGACAATACATTATTTAAAAAATATTTTAATGATGTAGAATGGCAAAGAATACAAGAAGCAAGCAACCCAAATAGTGTTTTTTTTGATTATTGGGCAATCAAAGAATCAGCCATAAAATGCGATGGAAGAGGCGTTGAAATCTTAGGAAAAACAAATATTTATGATGAATCATCGTTACTTTGCGATGAACAAAAAATGTACTATCAACTACTCAAAATAGACGAACAATATAGTGCAAGTGTATGCACCACACATCAAGACGAAATACTCAATATAAAAAAAATAGAACTGTCAATTTTATTGTAA
- a CDS encoding CoA pyrophosphatase: MHFNQILAKISTTIESNKLPGVLAHQIMQPYYSNAKNFTIPTNPLAKKSAVLILVFKKEDEPYVLFIERPENTGVHSGQISFPGGKVEPSDINYIDTALRETEEEVGIQRSEIEVLGSMSKVFVAASNFIIYPIVGYMQQPPNYITNVEVKRVLEVPLAYLQQAKIEEKPIKSGIGIVLQAPYITIEDKILWGATAMITSELIHITR; encoded by the coding sequence ATGCATTTCAATCAAATATTAGCTAAAATATCTACGACAATAGAAAGTAATAAACTGCCTGGTGTTTTGGCACATCAGATAATGCAGCCATATTACAGCAATGCAAAAAACTTTACTATTCCTACAAATCCATTAGCCAAAAAAAGTGCTGTATTAATTCTTGTTTTTAAAAAAGAAGATGAGCCATATGTGCTTTTTATTGAAAGACCAGAAAATACTGGTGTTCACAGTGGGCAAATTAGTTTTCCAGGTGGAAAAGTTGAACCATCTGATATTAATTATATTGATACTGCTCTCAGAGAAACAGAAGAAGAGGTTGGTATTCAACGTTCAGAGATAGAAGTTTTAGGCTCAATGAGCAAGGTATTTGTAGCTGCAAGTAATTTTATCATTTATCCAATTGTTGGATATATGCAACAGCCACCAAACTATATAACAAACGTAGAAGTGAAGAGAGTATTGGAAGTACCACTTGCATATTTGCAGCAGGCAAAAATAGAAGAAAAACCAATAAAATCAGGTATAGGTATTGTATTGCAAGCACCATATATTACAATTGAAGATAAAATTCTTTGGGGAGCAACTGCAATGATAACAAGTGAATTGATTCATATTACAAGATAA
- a CDS encoding 1-acyl-sn-glycerol-3-phosphate acyltransferase, with product MIYKPVIDKIKDWPISKIALQKDKILQETVSETIIQLNKNYESEKKIQEEIKKTLYQERIRIKTEPWEVDPEDEKEFWSGIKKETLKTANEQESFQLEETNQDILQKIATRYANEMWGNFSPKLYWLARQILRRFFARLFNSHFGGIKEIFRPQDSLLDKLIVSGQVEKIRSLATKGTIVLVPTHFSNLDSVMIGFAMDYIGMPAFQYGAGLNLFNSKFFSLFMGNLGAYKLDRRKKNSIYIETLKQYSKTNIVAGAHTIFFPGGTRSRNGEIETNLKLGLLGTVLDAQREHYETNPISLAPKIFVVPLVLSYNFVLEASSLIDDYLKRTGKEQYLVKESTQLPFKTIWKFFWETFSKSSDVHISLGEPMDVFGNDIDDEGNSIDKNKNKIDIEKYFYSNGVFKKDDQRETIYTQYLGEKIVDSFHRNNVVKTAHVVPFVAFELLKKKINTNDVYTILRLPEEDREIDWESFKMNMKIILDELYILNSKDKLKLSSNLTTKELDEIIEIGIHNISIYHTNLPLLKTKDGNITSEDLNLLYYYHNRMNGYGLEKYIR from the coding sequence ATGATTTACAAACCAGTTATAGACAAAATCAAAGATTGGCCTATAAGTAAAATTGCTTTACAAAAAGACAAGATACTTCAGGAAACAGTATCTGAAACAATAATTCAACTGAATAAAAATTACGAATCCGAAAAAAAGATTCAGGAAGAAATTAAAAAAACATTATACCAAGAAAGAATAAGAATAAAAACAGAACCTTGGGAAGTAGATCCTGAAGATGAAAAAGAATTTTGGTCAGGAATAAAAAAGGAAACACTAAAAACTGCAAATGAACAAGAATCATTTCAATTAGAAGAAACCAATCAAGATATTTTACAGAAAATAGCCACAAGATATGCCAATGAAATGTGGGGAAACTTTAGTCCAAAACTTTATTGGTTGGCAAGACAAATACTGAGAAGATTTTTTGCCAGATTATTCAACTCACATTTTGGAGGAATCAAGGAAATATTTAGACCACAAGATTCATTATTAGATAAGCTAATTGTATCTGGACAAGTAGAAAAAATAAGAAGCTTAGCTACCAAAGGCACAATAGTGCTTGTACCAACACACTTTAGCAACTTAGATTCAGTGATGATTGGTTTTGCAATGGATTATATTGGAATGCCAGCATTTCAATACGGCGCAGGATTAAATCTATTTAATTCAAAGTTTTTTTCACTATTTATGGGCAACTTAGGTGCTTATAAATTAGATAGACGAAAAAAGAACAGCATATATATAGAAACACTCAAACAATACTCAAAAACAAACATTGTTGCTGGTGCACATACCATATTTTTTCCTGGAGGCACACGTTCAAGAAATGGAGAAATAGAAACTAACTTAAAATTAGGATTATTAGGAACTGTCTTAGATGCACAAAGAGAACATTATGAAACCAATCCAATTAGTCTTGCACCAAAAATATTTGTAGTACCATTAGTGTTGAGTTATAATTTTGTACTAGAAGCATCTTCACTTATTGATGACTATTTGAAAAGAACAGGAAAAGAACAATATTTAGTAAAAGAAAGCACACAATTACCATTCAAAACAATCTGGAAATTTTTCTGGGAAACATTTTCAAAATCATCAGATGTACATATTTCATTAGGAGAACCAATGGATGTTTTTGGTAATGATATAGATGATGAAGGAAATAGTATAGATAAAAATAAGAATAAAATAGATATAGAAAAATATTTTTATTCAAATGGCGTATTTAAAAAAGACGACCAAAGAGAAACAATATACACACAATACTTAGGCGAAAAAATAGTAGATAGTTTTCATAGAAATAATGTAGTAAAAACAGCACATGTAGTACCATTTGTTGCTTTTGAATTATTAAAAAAGAAAATAAATACTAACGATGTGTACACAATTCTAAGATTACCAGAAGAAGACAGAGAAATAGATTGGGAAAGCTTTAAAATGAATATGAAAATTATCTTAGACGAATTATACATACTTAATAGTAAAGACAAACTAAAACTTTCTTCCAATTTAACGACAAAAGAACTAGATGAAATTATAGAAATAGGTATACATAATATTAGTATATATCATACAAATCTACCTTTACTAAAAACAAAAGATGGAAATATTACAAGCGAAGATTTAAACCTACTATATTATTATCACAATAGAATGAACGGATATGGACTTGAAAAATATATCAGATAA
- a CDS encoding MBOAT family protein has product MSGYYFYGSFAPKYLLILVAITLNDYFAGQKIESSTTNAQKKRWLFLSIGMNLGILFFFKYIDFLDDNVRSLFELLHLPYFVPNDFFNNIIVPVGVSFITFQSLSYTIDIYKGLIKPEKHLGYFATFTAFWPVMVNGPIERAKNLLPQLKVAHDFDYDRTRSGLIRMLFGFFKKLVIADRLAFFVDDMYLHFNDASGWTIILGATLFFFQVYCDFSGYSDIALGAARIMGINITENFKRPFFSKNLAEFWTRWHVSLSTWLTDYVFFYLGAYKSTGMKVVFNVIFVLTICGLWHGANWPMILAFSMIGVAMAIRYLWQYNVVRNIKPSNAYKLFDKYFPDWAHVATTIAILVFCFLLFRVHTAQQVWNAMHPTETTSWWHIASLLYTKLFHLASANYFYAWITHKGIVEFVCGIFFLATLVFIEYKIGDTPIDTVIMNKSKNIRWLIYILFALSITWFGVFNNTSFVYFQY; this is encoded by the coding sequence TTGAGTGGATATTACTTTTATGGTTCATTTGCTCCAAAATATTTACTGATTTTGGTTGCCATTACACTTAATGATTATTTTGCTGGACAAAAAATTGAATCATCAACGACAAATGCTCAGAAGAAAAGATGGTTATTTTTGAGCATAGGCATGAACTTAGGTATCTTGTTTTTCTTTAAATACATAGATTTTTTAGATGATAATGTGCGAAGCTTATTTGAACTCTTGCATTTGCCGTACTTTGTTCCTAATGATTTTTTCAATAATATTATTGTGCCTGTTGGTGTTTCGTTTATCACATTTCAATCATTAAGTTATACCATAGATATATACAAAGGATTGATAAAACCAGAAAAACACTTAGGGTACTTTGCTACGTTTACTGCATTTTGGCCAGTAATGGTGAATGGTCCAATTGAAAGAGCAAAAAACTTATTACCACAATTAAAGGTTGCTCATGATTTTGATTATGACAGAACACGAAGTGGGTTGATAAGAATGTTGTTTGGTTTCTTTAAAAAATTAGTGATAGCAGATAGATTGGCATTTTTTGTTGATGATATGTATTTGCATTTTAATGATGCAAGTGGATGGACAATAATATTGGGTGCTACGTTATTTTTCTTTCAAGTGTATTGTGATTTTTCTGGATACTCAGATATTGCCTTAGGTGCAGCAAGAATAATGGGCATCAATATTACTGAAAACTTTAAACGACCATTCTTTTCAAAAAATTTGGCTGAGTTTTGGACAAGATGGCATGTTTCATTATCAACTTGGTTGACTGATTATGTGTTCTTTTATTTAGGTGCATACAAATCAACAGGAATGAAAGTTGTGTTTAATGTAATCTTCGTTCTTACCATATGTGGTTTATGGCATGGTGCAAATTGGCCAATGATATTGGCATTTTCTATGATAGGTGTTGCAATGGCAATACGCTACTTGTGGCAATACAATGTAGTAAGAAACATTAAACCAAGCAATGCTTATAAACTGTTTGATAAATATTTTCCAGATTGGGCACATGTAGCAACAACAATTGCTATTTTGGTTTTTTGTTTTTTATTATTTAGAGTACATACAGCTCAGCAAGTTTGGAATGCTATGCATCCTACAGAAACGACAAGTTGGTGGCATATTGCATCATTACTATATACTAAACTATTTCATCTTGCTAGTGCCAATTATTTTTATGCTTGGATAACACACAAAGGCATTGTAGAATTTGTTTGTGGTATATTCTTTTTAGCAACACTTGTTTTTATAGAATACAAAATAGGTGATACACCAATTGATACTGTGATTATGAATAAAAGCAAAAATATTAGATGGTTAATTTATATACTTTTTGCTTTGTCTATTACCTGGTTTGGTGTGTTTAATAATACATCATTTGTCTATTTTCAATATTAA